In the Arachis ipaensis cultivar K30076 chromosome B10, Araip1.1, whole genome shotgun sequence genome, one interval contains:
- the LOC107622856 gene encoding probable endo-1,3(4)-beta-glucanase ARB_01444 (The sequence of the model RefSeq protein was modified relative to this genomic sequence to represent the inferred CDS: added 106 bases not found in genome assembly), translating to MLKKLRRKVSIAFTQGLKKRPKPYKTPKPESESQPQPQPPSQSPEFSVPTTMPRTNKQRFPFIFPETDSNVLPEPSNFFSQNLLSNPLPTNSFFQNFVLKNGDVPEYFHPYLIKPSNSSLSLSYPSQISNTAFTYQAFNSDLTITNSNEKTFHSNHKISSYSDLSVTLEIPSSNLRFFLVRGSPFVTFSVTQPTPLSISTIHAILSFSSSNESQTKFTFQFNNGQTWLLYASSPIRLNHTLSEITSDPFCGVIRVALLPGSDSRQVAVLDRFSSCYPVSGDAVFSKPYSVEYKWEKKGWGDLLILAHPLHLQLLSNVGSGVVVLEDLKYKSIDGDLVGVVGDSWILETNHVSVTWHSIRGIRDGSYDEIVSALVRDVEGLNSAGISTNSSYFYGKLVARAARLALIAEEVCFPDVIPAVRKYLKETIEPWLDGSFNGNGFLYDKKWGGIVTKQGSNDSGADFGFGIYNDHHYHLGYFLYGIAVLAKIDPAWGRKYKPQAYSLMADFMTLSRGSNSSFTRLRCFDLYKLHSWAGGLTEFADGRNQESTSEAVNAYYSAALMGLAYGDPHLVAMGSTLTALEIHAAQMWWQVKEGGNVYEEDFTRENRVVGVLWANKRDSALWFAPPEWRECRLGIQLLPILPISEVLFSDVDFVKQLVEWTLPALNREGVGEGWKGFVYALQGIYDSESALQKIRSLNGFDDGNTLTNLLWWIHSRGDEDDSFAHGKHCWFGHYCH from the exons atgctgAAGAAACTGCGACGCAAGGTGAGCATTGCATTCACACAAGGCCTCAAAAAACGCCCTAAACCCTATAAAACCCCAAAACCAGAATCAGAATcacaaccacaaccacaaccaccatcaCAATCACCAGAGTTTTCAGTTCCAACAACAATGCCACGCACCAATAAGCAGCGTTTTCCATTCATATTCCCAGAGACTGATTCCAATGTGCTTCCAGAACCTTCCAATTTCTTCTCCCAAAACCTTCTCTCAAACCCACTCCCAACAAACTCGTTCTTCCAAAACTTCGTTCTCAAAAACGGTGACGTTCCAGAATACTTTCATCCTTACCTAATCAA CTTCGCAAATCTCAAACACCGCATTCACCTACCAAGCCTTCAACTCCGATCTCACAATCACTAATTCAAACGAAAAAACCTTTCATTCCAATCACAAAATCTCCTCCTACAGTGATCTCAGTGTAACGTTGGAGATTCCTTCTTCTAATCTCAGATTCTTCCTTGTTAGGGGAAGCCCCTTTGTCACTTTCTCTGTTACTCAACCAACTCCTCTTTCAATCTCAACCATCCACGCaatcctctctttctcttcttccaatGAATCGCAAACCAAGTTCACTTTTCAGTTCAATAACGGCCAAACGTGGCTCCTCTATGCTTCTTCACCGATCAGGCTTAACCACACTCTCTCTGAGATCACTTCTGATCCGTTTTGTGGTGTGATTCGGGTAGCTCTTTTGCCGGGTTCCGATTCGCGGCAGGTGGCGGTTCTTGATAGGTTCAGTTCTTGTTACCCTGTGAGTGGTGATGCTGTGTTTTCAAAGCCTTATAGTGTTGAGTATAAGTGGGAGAAGAAAGGGTGGGGTGATTTGTTGATATTAGCACACCCTCTTCATCTTCAGCTTTTGTCTAATGTTGGTTCTGGTGTTGTTGTTTTGGAGGATTTGAAGTATAAGAGCATTGATGGTGATCTTGTTGGTGTTGTTGGGGATTCATGGATATTGGAAACAAATCATGTTTCTGTGACTTGGCATTCTATTAGAGGTATTAGGGATGGATCTTATGATGAAATTGTTTCGGCTCTTGTGAGGGATGTTGAGGGACTGAATTCGGCCGGGATATCGACGAATTCGTCCTATTTCTATGGCAAATTGGTTGCCAGGGCGGCGAGGTTGGC CGTGGCTCGACGGAAGTTTTAATGGGAATGGATTTCTGTATGATAAGAAATGGGGAGGCATTGTTACAAAGCAAGGGTCTAATGATTCTGGTGCTGATTTTGGGTTTGGAATTTACAATGATCACCATTATCATTTGGGATATTTTCTATATGGAATTGCAGTGCTTGCTAAGATTGATCCTGCTTGGGGAAGGAAGTATAAGCCTCAAGCATATTCGCTTATGGCTGATTTTATGACATTGAGCAGAGGATCGAACTCTAGTTTTACGCGTCTGAGGTGTTTTGATCTGTATAAATTGCATTCTTGGGCTGGAGGGTTAACTGAGTTTGCAGATGGAAGGAATCAAGAGAGTACTAGTGAAGCTGTGAATGCATATTATTCGGCAGCATTGATGGGTCTGGCTTATGGTGATCCCCACCTTGTTGCGATGGGATCGACGCTTACAGCGTTGGAAATTCACGCAGCGCAAATGTGGTGGCAAGTTAAAGAGGGAGGGAATGTATATGAGGAAGATTTCACAAGAGAGAACAGGGTAGTTGGGGTTCTATGGGCTAACAAAAGAGACAGTGCACTATGGTTTGCACCTCCTGAGTGGAGAGAATGTAGGCTTGGGATTCAGCTCTTACCAATACTGCCAATTTCTGAAGTCCTTTTCTCGGATGTTGATTTTGTGAAGCAGCTTGTAGAGTGGACATTACCTGCCTTGAACAGGGAAGGGGTTGGAGAGGGATGGAAGGGATTTGTCTATGCCCTGCAAGGAATCTATGATAGTGAAAGTGCGCTGCAAAAGATACGAAGCTTGAATGGTTTCGATGATGGTAACACGTTGACTAACCTCTTATGGTGGATTCACAGCAGAGGCGATGAGGATGACTCATTTGCGCATGGGAAACACTGTTGGTTTGGTCATTACTGCCACTAG
- the LOC107621296 gene encoding probable endo-1,3(4)-beta-glucanase ARB_01444: protein MLKRLLKGKKRRPPPPLPPPPPPPPPPPPPPPPPPPSPPPPPLPPPPPLPSSSPSPSSLLPPPTPPSPPPPPPPPPPSPKQPNTPFLFPKTDSRILPDPSNFFSQNLLSNPLPTNSFFQNFVIKNGDQPEYIHPYLIKSSNSSLSFSYPSHLATPTFISQVFNPDITISSITKPDHGHSHLKHVITSYSDLSVTLDIPSCNLRFFLVRGSPFVTSLVTNNSPLLITTIHAITSFSSNSSLTKHTMQLNNGQTWLIYTTTAVTMTNSCLSEVTSDGFSGIIRIALLPDSDAKYESFLDRFSTCFAISGDASFAKAFCVEYKWEKKGWGELLMLAHPLHLQLLSTNDCDVTILNDFKYRSIDGDLVGIVGDSWVLKSYPVSVTWHSARGIKESSYDEISAALSEDVNSLNNSGIITTTSCYYYGKSITRAARLALIAEEVSFHDVIPVIRKFLKDAIEPWLDGTFEGNGFLYDSKWGGIVTSQGSKDSSADFGFSIYNDHHYHLGYFLYAIAVLAKIDPAWGRKYKPQAYSLMADFMNLGRRSNSSYTRLRCFDLYKLHSWAGGLTEFADGRNQESTSEAVNAYYSAALMGLAYGDTHLIATGSTLVALEMHAAQMWWHVREGENLYDEEFVKENRIMGVLWANKRDSGLWFAPPEWRECRLGIQVLPLLPITETLFSDVGYVKELVEWTKANLNRKGVGEGWKGFIHAMEGTYDRESALQKIRNLKAFDDGNSLSNLLWWIHSRGDVVEEEFDHGKHYCWFDHYCH, encoded by the coding sequence ATGCTAAAAAGATTACTTAAAGGTAAAAAACGAagaccaccaccaccacttcctcctcctcctcctccgccaccaccgcctcctcctcctcctcctccaccacctccatcaccacctcctcctcctcttcctcctcctcctcctctgccatcatcatcaccatcaccatcctcATTACTGCCACCGCCCACACCACCTTCACCTCCGCCCCCACCACCTCCACCTCCGCCATCACCAAAGCAACCAAACACACCATTCCTCTTCCCTAAAACAGATTCCAGAATCCTCCCAGATCCTTCAAACTTCTTCTCCCAAAACCTTCTATCAAATCCACTTCCCACAAACTCATTCTTCCAAAACTTTGTCATAAAAAACGGTGATCAACCCGAATATATTCACCCTTACCTCATCAAATCCTCCAACTCCTCCCTCTCATTCTCTTACCCTTCTCACTTGGCCACCCCCACTTTCAtatcccaagtcttcaaccctgACATAACCATCTCCTCCATAACCAAACCCGATCATGGTCACTCTCACTTGAAGCATGTAATCACTTCCTACAGCGACCTGAGTGTAACTTTAGACATTCCCTCTTGCAACTTGCGGTTCTTCCTTGTTAGAGGAAGCCCTTTTGTTACATCATTAGTAACCAATAATTCGCCACTTCTTATCACAACCATTCATGCCATCACTTCATTCTCCTCGAACAGCAGTCTGACTAAGCACACCATGCAACTCAATAATGGTCAGACATGGCTCATATATACTACAACAGCAGTTACCATGACTAATAGTTGCCTTTCCGAAGTTACCTCTGATGGGTTCTCTGGCATTATTAGAATAGCATTGTTGCCTGATTCAGACGCCAAATACGAGTCATTTCTTGATAGGTTCAGCACTTGTTTCGCCATCTCTGGTGATGCTTCGTTCGCGAAAGCTTTTTGTGTCGAATACAAATGGGAAAAGAAAGGATGGGGTGAGTTGTTAATGCTAGCTCACCCTCTTCACCTTCAGCTTCTGTCAACTAACGATTGTGATGTAACGATTCTGAATGATTTCAAGTATAGAAGCATTGATGGGGACCTTGTTGGCATTGTTGGAGACTCATGGGTTTTGAAAAGTTACCCTGTTTCTGTTACTTGGCATTCCGCTAGAGGAATCAAAGAATCTTCATATGATGAAATTTCTGCAGCACTTTCTGAAGATGTAAATTCTTTGAACAACTCGGGAATAATCACAACAACATCTTGCTATTACTATGGGAAATCCATAACAAGAGCAGCGAGATTGGCTTTGATAGCTGAAGAGGTTTCATTTCATGATGTCATCCCGGTGATTAGGAAGTTTTTGAAGGATGCAATTGAGCCATGGTTAGATGGAACTTTCGAAGGAAACGGTTTTCTCTATGATTCAAAATGGGGAGGAATTGTTACTTCACAAGGATCTAAAGATTCAAGTGCAGATTTCGGGTTTAGTATTTACAATGATCATCATTATCATTTGGGATATTTTCTATATGCAATTGCAGTGCTTGCAAAGATTGATCCAGCATGGGGAAGGAAGTATAAGCCTCAAGCATATTCGCTTATGGCAGATTTCATGAATTTGGGAAGAAGATCAAACTCTAGTTACACCCGTTTGAGATGTTTTGATCTTTACAAATTGCATTCTTGGGCTGGAGGCCTAACCGAATTCGCAGACGGAAGAAACCAAGAGAGCACAAGTGAAGCTGTGAATGCATATTACTCTGCAGCGTTGATGGGTCTCGCTTATGGCGACACCCATCTTATTGCAACAGGATCAACTCTTGTAGCATTGGAAATGCATGCAGCTCAAATGTGGTGGCATGTAAGAGAAGGAGAAAACTTGTATGATGAAGAATTTGTGAAAGAGAATAGAATAATGGGTGTTCTTTGGGCTAATAAAAGAGACAGTGGTCTTTGGTTTGCTCCACCAGAATGGAGAGAATGTAGGCTTGGAATTCAGGTTCTGCCATTGTTGCCTATAACAGAGACATTGTTCTCTGATGTTGGTTATGTGAAGGAGCTTGTGGAATGGACAAAGGCAAATTTGAATAGGAAAGGTGTTGGTGAAGGGTGGAAAGGTTTTATCCATGCCATGGAAGGGACTTATGATAGAGAAAGTGCATTGCAGAAGATAAGAAACTTGAAGGCTTTTGATGATGGAAACTCTCTAAGCAATTTGCTGTGGTGGATTCATAGTAGAGGTGATGTTGTTGAGGAAGAGTTTGATCATGGAAAACATTATTGTTGGTTTGACCATTATTGCCATTAG